The following are from one region of the Halorussus rarus genome:
- a CDS encoding RecB family exonuclease, which produces MSSSLSPSRLANYATCPRLYDYRYAQDVNAPDRTELYLNQGTIYHETIEDVCDATDRDDDPETIHNRAMQVFDAKWDEHSTPDDYESAAHQEYQRAENRAAIASFFDPDGGDGIEHARYSVATECWVDCEVNGRELHGKADNVVRTDDGLHIFDYKRNTDGVLSSGTAEYLGDHFDGEAHEPKRVRNAFQTATYVEGVKNEPFYEDGMEVRFSFYGILNSTSFESTPSGYDVSARGWPRETTEIYENHYDTIWALIREAHDGITGETYKPEPLDLITEEACPDCDYREMCTDRLSTEVQR; this is translated from the coding sequence ATGAGTTCGTCGCTCTCCCCGTCGCGGTTAGCGAATTACGCGACGTGTCCGCGGTTGTACGACTACCGCTACGCGCAAGACGTGAACGCGCCGGACCGTACAGAACTGTATCTCAACCAAGGAACGATCTACCACGAGACTATCGAGGACGTGTGTGATGCGACTGACCGCGATGACGACCCGGAGACGATACACAACCGGGCGATGCAGGTCTTCGATGCGAAGTGGGACGAACACAGTACCCCGGATGACTACGAATCTGCTGCGCATCAGGAGTACCAGCGAGCTGAGAACCGCGCTGCTATCGCGTCGTTCTTCGATCCGGACGGCGGTGACGGGATCGAGCATGCTCGCTACTCGGTCGCCACGGAATGTTGGGTGGACTGCGAAGTGAATGGTCGAGAACTCCACGGGAAAGCTGACAACGTCGTCCGGACTGATGACGGGCTGCATATTTTCGACTACAAGCGGAACACGGACGGGGTTCTTTCGTCGGGGACGGCCGAGTACCTTGGCGACCATTTCGACGGAGAGGCCCACGAACCGAAGCGGGTCCGGAACGCGTTCCAGACGGCGACATACGTCGAAGGCGTGAAGAACGAACCGTTCTACGAGGACGGGATGGAGGTTCGGTTCAGTTTTTACGGGATCCTCAACAGCACGTCGTTCGAGAGCACCCCGAGCGGATACGACGTGTCCGCGCGTGGCTGGCCTCGGGAAACTACGGAAATCTACGAGAACCACTACGACACGATTTGGGCGCTCATCCGGGAGGCCCACGATGGTATCACGGGTGAGACGTACAAGCCGGAACCGCTCGACCTTATTACTGAGGAGGCGTGCCCGGACTGCGACTACCGAGAGATGTGTACTGACCGACTGTCCACGGAGGTGCAACGATGA
- a CDS encoding DNA helicase UvrD yields MSDHSSHRRFDGTLVTAPFGGENVERTARDEYRMLLDEHDSEDVLVITGAPTSTDTFRETLGAELPSAATPYVTSLVVHATDVLNQADDRVILSDALRRELLHRFLADYEWETEYLQRASEQPSFIEDVDAVMGTISWQTVTPDETPELRDITAALDAFHEWLAEHGHMERGQLISEALDVLTGDARGDVVDFDAVLAVEFEEFFPLDRAYLDALVGDCELVCIAEENASVRRTWVETGPVTDYVSFSESRRGTSRTPSTRPAATAAYFADETAPADPETGSVSVLATDSSDEQLAEIANEIEDLVAQLDCNYDDIAVATKQSGSTVTDTIEALERAGIPTESTTVTGFGDDPAIRELLAAVRHLAADYEDEGTGHGPELDTERLDHVRDMDSLEDGVRWWATDAGLKERIAERAAPLNARAQFGNVRRAFRMAEFLEETAFVEATWESFKEMLERAHEYAPQQNQTSATDLDGGVRVDHLQAIKNESFRAVFLVNLVDSEYPGDPFLTRLFPSERVASMPDYPGVTELDGADVDATFPTTSTASGRPFAHYHTEHARRRLAVGAGAATERLYCCLYEYEDTALEERTQASRFLTAAYAELPWVTEADEPHITSEKAAEQFLLSRVDDALAEVRRANSQDVTVSLDGVEAELGEIQDLLEQSGSRGDELREALRARVEFANGEVRR; encoded by the coding sequence ATGTCTGACCACTCATCTCACCGGCGATTCGACGGGACGTTAGTCACGGCACCGTTCGGGGGCGAAAACGTCGAACGGACAGCGCGGGACGAATACCGGATGCTTCTCGACGAGCACGATTCTGAGGATGTGCTCGTCATCACGGGTGCGCCGACGAGTACGGACACGTTCCGGGAGACGTTAGGTGCGGAACTGCCGAGTGCGGCGACGCCGTACGTGACGTCGCTCGTCGTGCACGCGACCGATGTCCTCAATCAGGCTGATGACCGCGTCATTCTCTCCGACGCGCTACGGCGAGAACTCCTCCATCGATTCCTCGCAGACTACGAGTGGGAAACGGAGTACCTCCAACGGGCGTCTGAACAGCCGTCGTTTATCGAGGACGTGGACGCTGTGATGGGCACGATCTCCTGGCAGACGGTCACGCCTGACGAAACCCCGGAACTCCGTGACATCACGGCCGCGCTTGACGCGTTCCACGAGTGGCTGGCCGAGCACGGTCACATGGAACGCGGGCAACTCATCTCGGAAGCGCTTGATGTCCTCACCGGGGATGCCCGCGGCGACGTCGTTGATTTCGACGCGGTGCTCGCGGTCGAGTTTGAGGAGTTCTTCCCGCTCGACCGCGCGTATCTCGACGCTCTCGTAGGGGACTGTGAACTCGTCTGTATCGCCGAAGAGAACGCGAGTGTGCGCCGGACGTGGGTCGAGACAGGGCCAGTCACGGACTACGTCTCGTTCAGCGAGTCTCGCCGCGGGACATCGAGAACGCCCTCGACGCGACCAGCTGCCACAGCAGCGTATTTCGCCGACGAGACGGCCCCGGCAGACCCGGAAACGGGGTCGGTGTCCGTCCTCGCTACAGACTCCAGTGACGAACAACTCGCCGAGATTGCCAACGAGATCGAAGACCTCGTCGCACAGTTGGACTGTAATTACGACGACATCGCTGTCGCCACGAAGCAAAGCGGGAGTACCGTTACGGATACCATCGAAGCGCTCGAACGCGCCGGGATTCCAACTGAATCGACGACCGTCACTGGGTTCGGTGACGACCCTGCAATTCGGGAACTCCTTGCTGCCGTTCGACATCTTGCTGCCGACTACGAGGATGAGGGAACCGGTCACGGCCCGGAACTCGATACGGAGCGCTTAGACCACGTCCGCGATATGGACAGCCTCGAAGATGGGGTCCGCTGGTGGGCGACAGACGCGGGGTTGAAAGAGCGGATCGCGGAGCGAGCGGCCCCGTTGAATGCGCGGGCGCAGTTCGGGAACGTCCGACGGGCGTTCCGCATGGCCGAGTTTCTTGAGGAGACCGCGTTCGTGGAAGCGACGTGGGAGTCGTTCAAGGAGATGCTCGAACGCGCTCACGAGTACGCACCGCAGCAGAACCAGACGAGCGCGACGGACCTCGACGGCGGCGTCCGCGTCGATCACTTGCAAGCGATCAAGAACGAGTCCTTCCGCGCGGTCTTTCTCGTAAATCTCGTCGACAGTGAGTACCCAGGCGACCCGTTCCTGACACGGTTGTTCCCGAGCGAGCGAGTCGCGTCAATGCCGGACTACCCTGGTGTAACGGAACTCGATGGAGCAGATGTAGATGCGACGTTCCCGACGACGTCGACAGCGTCAGGACGACCGTTCGCCCACTACCACACGGAGCATGCACGGCGACGGTTGGCTGTCGGTGCTGGCGCGGCGACAGAGCGGCTCTACTGTTGTCTCTACGAGTACGAAGACACGGCCCTTGAAGAGCGTACGCAAGCGTCGCGGTTCCTCACAGCGGCGTATGCGGAGCTTCCGTGGGTGACCGAGGCCGATGAGCCACACATTACGAGTGAGAAAGCGGCGGAGCAGTTCCTGCTGTCGCGGGTTGATGACGCGTTAGCGGAGGTGCGCCGCGCGAACAGTCAGGACGTGACGGTATCGCTTGACGGGGTCGAAGCGGAACTCGGTGAGATTCAGGACCTGCTCGAACAAAGCGGCTCCCGAGGAGACGAGCTCCGAGAAGCGTTGCGTGCACGTGTCGAATTCGCTAACGGGGAGGTGCGGCGATGA
- a CDS encoding phospholipase D-like domain-containing protein, whose product MTKTEFEATVEFDDGSTADLEMAADKSWDSFLNYFGDAQHVYCVTYSQSPAFIYKMFQNRDLSVDSLEVIVGDNQHDDYRRSLKNTNNAKKIAAQLESLRRDGDLLIHTVDSARVLLHTKIYIVENQDGSRTLICGSANLSKQAWQGSKQTNVNMAWRTDGDTPVDEWFERLYAFHKDYATPFMEDLTEEIEDAETAEEEAKIYDIWLGGDEFSDDPVAELNARLDEAVDDDQVNTYNVVTDAEEAEKAVFAAEDTDTDPTEISPDKRVRLSPQGLEDAISNLDDTLSANNIRINDGEIVATPAGIARYKETFTGYPDLNVDKEEKTVGLRVDDSVLELSAPLPDDPQEVADALDLIEQYVETVGEFGETRTTKETRAHFYEGVIYFCWAPFANYCAHHYAEYESAELDKDLPFLFLHGDNDSGKGMFLRFGARLISNGYVQEVTTGDDFVKDNIERARASDTVFPYIVDDVAKSKIDRDIIKSYWEGKWDGSIQMPTFIFSSNDSTKPKSELRTRMKTLDFNVNFSELEKDERESAAQIAGKADSCNLFPWFAHLILQRDISLPDQSDRLADARDVFAELYAYAEKERPEYVPLEKPAEQEHDPGRRKWISALSDGLCELDFKDDGRVIADFSAHLDQQQCWEFQKATPAHIRANIYGPAVQFESAKRFKDWIDELSIIEDARHDTETAADTGVLSRVTRLVRG is encoded by the coding sequence ATGACCAAGACAGAATTCGAAGCAACAGTCGAGTTCGATGACGGCAGCACCGCCGACCTGGAGATGGCTGCCGACAAATCATGGGACAGCTTCCTGAACTACTTCGGTGACGCCCAGCACGTCTACTGCGTCACGTACAGTCAGTCCCCGGCGTTCATCTACAAGATGTTTCAGAACCGGGACCTCTCAGTGGACTCGCTGGAGGTCATCGTCGGGGACAACCAGCACGACGACTACCGGCGGTCGCTGAAGAACACGAACAACGCGAAGAAAATCGCCGCGCAACTGGAATCACTGCGGCGAGACGGTGATCTCCTCATTCACACCGTCGATTCCGCGCGCGTTCTCCTCCACACGAAGATCTACATTGTCGAGAACCAGGACGGATCTCGCACACTCATCTGTGGGTCGGCGAACCTCTCCAAGCAGGCCTGGCAGGGGAGCAAACAAACCAACGTCAACATGGCCTGGCGTACCGACGGGGACACGCCCGTCGACGAGTGGTTTGAACGACTCTACGCGTTCCACAAGGACTACGCGACGCCGTTCATGGAGGATCTCACGGAGGAGATCGAAGACGCTGAAACGGCAGAAGAAGAGGCGAAAATCTACGATATCTGGCTGGGCGGGGACGAGTTCAGTGATGACCCGGTCGCCGAGCTGAACGCCCGGCTCGACGAAGCAGTTGACGACGACCAAGTCAACACGTACAATGTCGTCACTGACGCCGAAGAAGCAGAGAAGGCGGTGTTCGCCGCCGAAGATACGGATACCGACCCAACAGAGATTAGTCCGGACAAGCGTGTGCGCCTCTCTCCGCAGGGTCTCGAAGACGCTATCTCGAATCTGGACGACACGCTGTCCGCCAATAACATCCGTATCAACGACGGTGAAATCGTAGCGACACCCGCCGGTATCGCACGGTACAAAGAGACCTTCACCGGGTATCCTGACCTCAACGTCGACAAGGAAGAGAAGACGGTCGGGCTACGGGTTGACGACTCCGTCCTCGAATTATCGGCACCACTCCCGGATGACCCGCAGGAAGTCGCTGACGCGCTCGACCTGATCGAGCAGTACGTCGAAACGGTCGGAGAGTTCGGGGAAACGAGAACGACGAAGGAGACGCGTGCGCACTTCTACGAGGGTGTTATCTACTTCTGCTGGGCTCCGTTCGCTAACTACTGCGCCCATCACTACGCTGAATACGAATCTGCGGAGCTGGACAAGGATCTGCCGTTCCTGTTCCTACACGGCGACAACGACAGCGGGAAGGGCATGTTCCTGCGGTTCGGGGCGCGGCTCATCTCGAACGGGTACGTGCAGGAGGTCACGACCGGCGACGACTTCGTCAAAGACAACATCGAGCGTGCTCGTGCGTCGGACACTGTTTTCCCGTACATCGTTGACGACGTGGCGAAGTCGAAGATCGACCGGGACATCATCAAGTCGTATTGGGAGGGGAAGTGGGACGGCTCCATCCAGATGCCGACGTTCATCTTCTCCTCGAACGACTCGACGAAGCCTAAATCCGAACTCCGAACGCGGATGAAGACGCTGGATTTCAACGTCAACTTCTCCGAACTGGAGAAGGACGAACGGGAATCGGCCGCACAAATCGCGGGGAAAGCGGACAGCTGTAACCTGTTCCCGTGGTTCGCTCACTTGATCTTGCAGCGGGATATCTCGCTTCCAGACCAGTCGGACCGACTCGCGGATGCTCGGGACGTGTTCGCGGAGCTGTACGCGTATGCCGAGAAGGAACGACCAGAGTACGTGCCGCTGGAGAAACCCGCCGAGCAGGAACACGACCCGGGACGTCGGAAGTGGATCAGCGCGCTATCCGACGGGCTATGTGAACTCGATTTCAAGGACGACGGACGTGTCATCGCTGATTTCTCAGCGCATCTGGATCAGCAGCAGTGCTGGGAGTTCCAGAAGGCTACGCCAGCCCATATCCGGGCCAATATTTACGGGCCGGCAGTCCAGTTTGAAAGCGCAAAGAGGTTCAAGGATTGGATAGATGAGCTCAGTATCATCGAAGATGCACGACACGACACTGAAACAGCTGCTGACACCGGCGTTCTGTCTCGGGTCACGCGGCTCGTCCGAGGGTAA
- a CDS encoding Piwi domain-containing protein: protein MAVKDDIEDGEQVDISLRVTGTDEWDHDAIARKVQLADVEGTPVELTVFHNNEIADFEWEVGRWYVLENVVGNEYRGEMQLNPGYDLIVTPLDEPPAEAESSGAENTSAAQSSESDAGESSTEADSSDESEFVRGSEVTSEPRPTADGGGELLHQQPLSDGNYLLQFELGDLPELTVHEYELRATGSGGLDPDDFTNGIEGFTAKAANYYQSRSNSPVTTADASRRRIYATEKLHSTISIHGYTIEPIHQGETTLEARSYTDDGPLQEFVKQDVKRAVAGRFEVSGIDSIIEPTPQRTANSGLFEAYRKYKCRIRVDADGTVICGVNVAYHLESTFSAAEWVERGHDIAEVTVEHDTDLYDSARTATVKEVIDMDYDDVLDGPGVPMSEYHEKHVEQDVINSMRAGDPIIADLQYGSGDDSIFPQLLEYCKVIPTFEQLGRVDDTFLDVIHNESRMKPEERFNVVTSFVDLLGPTPYFSFDPVPQPTNAGYREHKTPNTPNLRFGGGNTGYYGAGGLERKEYGVYKAPESFDIIALYPEDEESDARPYVLTLLNKLADYDAGPTAFDQETYELGSEFHYSQHAQKASDYDAALIVVPDADDAAEAEYDDPYPEFKRRLGQLGVPSQMISIDNLGNDNYRGNICSSLIGKAGGVPWRIDDVPGGVDAFVGLDVTYDHATKQHLGAAANVIMADGTILASEAVTKQAGETFDEDDVANVIKHVLEIFAEEEGRPPRHVVIHRDGKFYLDVESLINRLDKARDLIQRFDLVEIRKSGNPRIAEYDESKSRFDIADKGIAFHVHNGDHSYLTTTGGKEGSPGTPRPLQIVKRHGSTDLDTLAEQTYWLSEAHVGSLSRSTRLPITTYYADKCADFAMKGYLTKGSVIRGVPYI, encoded by the coding sequence ATGGCAGTGAAGGATGACATCGAGGATGGGGAACAGGTCGATATCTCACTGCGCGTCACAGGGACTGACGAGTGGGACCACGACGCCATCGCTCGGAAAGTTCAGTTGGCGGATGTCGAAGGGACGCCAGTGGAACTGACCGTGTTCCACAATAACGAGATTGCGGATTTCGAGTGGGAGGTCGGGCGCTGGTACGTTCTGGAGAACGTAGTCGGGAACGAATACCGCGGTGAGATGCAACTCAACCCGGGGTATGATCTGATCGTCACGCCGCTTGACGAGCCACCTGCCGAAGCCGAGAGCAGCGGGGCAGAGAACACATCGGCTGCGCAGTCCTCCGAAAGTGACGCTGGCGAATCTTCAACGGAGGCAGATTCAAGCGATGAGTCGGAGTTCGTTCGGGGGAGTGAAGTGACGAGCGAGCCACGACCGACGGCAGATGGTGGCGGTGAACTGTTACACCAACAGCCGTTGTCGGACGGGAACTACCTGCTACAGTTCGAGCTCGGGGACCTGCCGGAACTAACCGTCCACGAATATGAACTCCGCGCAACCGGAAGCGGCGGGCTCGACCCGGATGACTTCACGAACGGGATCGAGGGGTTCACGGCGAAAGCAGCGAACTACTACCAGTCCCGGAGTAACAGCCCAGTTACGACAGCTGATGCGTCCCGGCGGCGTATCTACGCGACTGAGAAGCTCCACAGTACGATCTCGATCCACGGGTACACCATCGAACCCATCCACCAAGGAGAAACGACCCTGGAGGCGCGCTCGTACACGGACGACGGACCGCTCCAAGAGTTCGTCAAGCAGGACGTGAAGCGTGCTGTTGCTGGTCGCTTCGAGGTGTCGGGAATCGATTCGATCATCGAGCCTACCCCGCAGCGAACCGCAAACAGCGGCTTGTTCGAAGCATATCGGAAGTATAAGTGCCGGATTCGTGTTGATGCTGACGGGACCGTGATTTGTGGCGTGAACGTCGCGTACCACTTGGAATCGACGTTCTCCGCTGCCGAGTGGGTTGAGCGTGGACACGACATCGCCGAGGTGACCGTCGAGCACGACACTGACCTCTACGACAGTGCTCGCACGGCAACGGTCAAGGAGGTCATTGATATGGACTACGATGATGTGCTGGACGGGCCGGGAGTCCCGATGTCGGAGTACCACGAGAAGCACGTCGAGCAGGACGTCATCAACTCGATGCGGGCCGGTGACCCAATCATCGCTGATCTGCAGTACGGGAGCGGCGATGATTCGATCTTCCCGCAGCTCTTGGAGTACTGTAAGGTCATCCCGACGTTCGAGCAGTTGGGCCGTGTCGATGACACGTTCCTGGACGTCATCCACAACGAAAGCCGGATGAAACCCGAGGAACGGTTCAACGTCGTCACGTCGTTCGTGGATTTGCTCGGTCCGACGCCGTACTTCAGCTTCGACCCCGTCCCCCAACCCACGAACGCCGGGTACCGGGAGCACAAGACACCGAACACCCCGAACCTACGGTTCGGAGGTGGCAATACGGGGTACTACGGGGCTGGCGGGCTGGAGCGGAAGGAATACGGCGTGTACAAGGCTCCTGAGTCGTTCGACATCATCGCGCTGTACCCGGAAGATGAGGAGAGCGACGCACGGCCGTACGTGCTCACGCTGCTCAACAAGCTCGCGGACTACGATGCGGGTCCAACGGCGTTCGATCAGGAGACCTACGAACTCGGCTCGGAGTTCCACTACTCCCAACACGCGCAGAAAGCGAGTGACTACGATGCGGCGCTGATCGTCGTCCCAGATGCAGACGACGCGGCGGAAGCGGAGTACGACGATCCCTATCCGGAATTTAAACGCCGACTCGGACAACTCGGCGTGCCGAGTCAGATGATCTCCATCGACAACCTCGGTAACGACAACTACCGCGGGAACATCTGCTCGTCGCTTATCGGTAAAGCGGGCGGCGTGCCGTGGCGTATCGACGACGTTCCCGGGGGCGTTGACGCGTTCGTCGGTCTCGACGTGACGTACGACCACGCGACCAAGCAACACCTCGGCGCGGCCGCGAACGTCATCATGGCCGACGGAACCATCCTCGCGTCTGAGGCCGTCACGAAGCAGGCTGGCGAGACGTTCGACGAGGACGACGTAGCGAACGTCATCAAGCACGTCCTGGAAATCTTTGCCGAAGAGGAAGGCCGACCGCCGCGGCACGTGGTCATCCATCGTGACGGGAAGTTCTACCTCGACGTCGAGAGCCTCATCAACCGTCTCGACAAAGCCCGCGATCTCATCCAGCGGTTCGACCTCGTCGAGATCCGGAAATCCGGGAACCCCCGCATCGCCGAGTACGACGAATCGAAATCACGGTTCGATATCGCAGACAAAGGCATCGCATTCCACGTCCACAACGGCGACCACTCCTACCTGACCACGACCGGTGGGAAGGAGGGCAGTCCAGGCACGCCGCGACCGCTGCAGATCGTGAAACGCCACGGATCGACAGACCTCGATACGCTCGCGGAGCAGACCTACTGGCTGTCTGAAGCGCACGTCGGGTCGCTAAGCCGGTCCACCCGGCTTCCCATCACCACGTACTACGCCGACAAGTGCGCCGACTTCGCCATGAAGGGCTACCTCACCAAGGGCAGCGTCATCCGCGGTGTCCCGTACATCTGA
- a CDS encoding AAA family ATPase, which yields MLGTGTAEEFIDDAEHHNQWWSNGTSPELSQATDLIPRSDFHRVLKGTNTHYTDDVESLVYAIHGQTGIGKTTLLHQLIAALLDTTDFPHQNQDLELTSALSPRQILYLPLEDSLYQLERPGDDIKRLSQVIDYFQTHVAPRQGQKFILLDDVQALDLDENRKAELLDLIDDNTYVFLTGNVRAQVNLSTAETADTVDEFEGPWPILPMKFIDTVQTGEGLGVTFTEEFRTQLEQFQSPDLDGPSPIKTIRTGLSGANSETSLDTAVETLSELCFDIFDEDDRNNLHDAARAYLRTGGTLHQTDDPSIRNDLSKSHFLLFLYKELAKHRSIQQPENLHRLSSIAATNAGEELQYTDLSDQIGVDRRTVDNYLDVLDEGIAVTESHDYSLRRYRRTRLYLRNPRHLVLLSQRQEHHGFEAYERQDTLNHEFEYKLARTVAFDHAKRLAFNVGAYDVEYTETESGLVDYILHRNGHVLPFILSYHPHTGNAETIAEEFTPESGQHTESDSEELQEFDYQAPYRFVITDSLPKEVREEESLVIEKDETSICYLPFWLFLLIC from the coding sequence ATGCTCGGGACAGGGACCGCAGAAGAATTCATCGACGACGCCGAACACCACAACCAGTGGTGGAGTAACGGCACTTCCCCGGAACTATCGCAGGCCACAGACCTCATCCCTCGCTCAGATTTCCACCGCGTCCTCAAGGGAACAAACACCCACTACACTGACGATGTCGAGAGTCTCGTCTACGCGATTCACGGACAAACTGGCATTGGGAAAACCACGCTTCTCCACCAACTCATCGCAGCTCTCCTCGACACAACGGACTTCCCACACCAAAACCAAGACCTCGAACTCACCTCCGCACTCTCCCCCAGACAAATCCTCTACCTCCCTTTAGAAGACTCTCTGTATCAGTTGGAACGACCAGGCGACGATATCAAACGCCTCAGCCAGGTCATCGACTACTTCCAGACCCACGTCGCACCCCGTCAAGGACAAAAATTCATCCTCCTCGACGACGTCCAAGCCCTTGACCTCGACGAGAACCGCAAAGCAGAGCTACTTGACCTTATCGACGACAATACGTACGTATTCCTAACCGGCAACGTCCGCGCGCAGGTCAACCTCTCCACCGCCGAAACCGCCGACACCGTCGATGAATTCGAAGGCCCATGGCCCATCCTCCCAATGAAATTCATCGACACCGTCCAAACTGGCGAAGGCCTGGGCGTCACATTCACTGAGGAATTCCGAACCCAACTCGAACAATTCCAATCACCTGACTTAGACGGCCCATCACCGATCAAAACAATTCGGACCGGACTTTCGGGAGCAAATTCGGAAACTAGTCTCGACACAGCTGTTGAGACGCTCTCAGAACTCTGTTTCGACATTTTTGACGAGGACGACCGAAACAACCTCCACGACGCTGCGCGCGCATACCTCCGAACAGGCGGCACCCTCCACCAAACAGACGACCCGTCAATCCGGAACGACCTCTCAAAATCCCACTTCCTCCTCTTCCTCTACAAAGAACTCGCCAAGCACCGATCCATCCAACAACCCGAAAACCTCCACCGACTCAGTTCCATCGCCGCAACCAACGCCGGTGAAGAACTCCAGTACACCGATCTCAGCGACCAAATCGGCGTCGACAGGCGAACCGTCGACAACTACCTCGACGTGCTCGACGAAGGCATCGCCGTCACCGAATCCCACGACTACTCCCTGCGCCGCTACCGCCGCACCCGCTTGTACCTCCGCAACCCACGCCACCTCGTCCTCCTCTCCCAACGCCAGGAACACCACGGCTTCGAAGCGTACGAACGACAAGACACCCTCAACCACGAATTCGAATACAAACTCGCCCGCACCGTCGCCTTCGACCACGCCAAACGCCTCGCCTTCAACGTCGGAGCATACGACGTCGAATACACCGAAACCGAATCCGGCCTCGTTGACTACATCCTCCACCGCAACGGGCACGTCCTCCCCTTCATCCTCTCCTACCACCCACACACTGGCAACGCCGAAACAATCGCCGAAGAATTCACCCCCGAATCCGGCCAGCACACCGAATCCGACAGTGAAGAGCTCCAAGAATTCGACTACCAAGCACCCTACCGGTTCGTCATCACCGACAGCTTGCCAAAAGAAGTTAGAGAGGAGGAATCCCTAGTCATCGAGAAAGACGAGACCAGTATCTGCTATCTCCCATTCTGGTTGTTCTTACTGATCTGCTGA
- a CDS encoding PD-(D/E)XK nuclease family protein: MAETDDLRRELKTFTRRWEQLTAVPETPRSLMDVIEYSLGTQRKAEVYINRLFAYFLNPEQPHRMNAEFLRVFLNSLPSTCGFEEDVHDLSDVVVDDQVRLTEQVDGETVSSGFVDLAVQVPNEWFLLVELKFSAEDTQTEFYRQDVTHIDGVPKDDYESGAYYLYLHQGDRPDANDPEFSNWTWTAFVETVLTDFIVDNAPRYPQRTVVQLHEFADDIRSITGMSDPTDNVDEKIELYLDHYKAIADVTATFENQWETFSHNWPSRLSDRLVTADQGSIRSENDYHVLFECSNDAVGDWWFRSTSSDWGMIFKHGWWRHTDDLSDVLHERPDNRNDARIGFHHRLENDREQALRDNTLTLYFRNMGANDQSFIDAVSDHFDAQADAIEATLPDTASLTGNKRNMISAEYDIAPDEYDDFFAAYIAALEEGFTDLVVDNPKLIALLDDIYTDAVTEVYDTKITMSPQQN; encoded by the coding sequence ATGGCTGAGACTGACGACTTGCGGCGGGAATTGAAGACTTTCACACGCCGATGGGAGCAACTTACCGCGGTTCCCGAGACACCTCGCTCGCTGATGGACGTGATCGAATACTCGTTAGGAACGCAACGGAAGGCCGAGGTGTACATCAACCGGCTCTTCGCATACTTCCTCAATCCGGAGCAGCCCCACCGGATGAACGCGGAATTTCTCCGCGTATTTCTCAATAGCCTACCCAGCACGTGTGGATTCGAGGAGGATGTCCACGATCTCTCCGATGTTGTCGTCGATGATCAAGTACGGCTCACTGAGCAGGTCGACGGAGAAACAGTGTCGTCAGGATTCGTCGACTTAGCAGTTCAAGTCCCGAACGAATGGTTCCTTCTGGTCGAACTCAAATTCTCTGCTGAGGACACGCAAACGGAGTTCTATCGACAGGACGTTACGCACATCGACGGTGTTCCGAAGGACGACTACGAGTCTGGCGCGTACTATCTCTATCTACATCAAGGGGACCGACCAGACGCGAACGATCCAGAATTCAGTAACTGGACGTGGACAGCCTTCGTCGAAACCGTCCTGACAGACTTTATTGTCGATAACGCACCCCGGTACCCACAACGAACAGTCGTACAGCTTCACGAATTCGCTGACGATATTCGATCCATCACAGGTATGTCAGACCCCACTGACAACGTTGACGAAAAGATCGAACTGTATCTCGACCACTACAAGGCCATTGCTGACGTAACCGCCACGTTCGAGAACCAGTGGGAGACGTTCTCTCATAACTGGCCCTCACGCCTTTCTGACCGTCTCGTCACCGCCGATCAAGGATCGATCCGCTCGGAGAACGACTACCACGTATTATTCGAGTGCTCGAACGACGCTGTCGGGGACTGGTGGTTCCGCTCAACGAGTTCCGATTGGGGGATGATCTTCAAACACGGCTGGTGGCGACACACCGATGACCTCTCTGACGTGCTCCACGAGCGACCCGACAATCGGAACGATGCCAGAATCGGGTTCCACCACCGCCTCGAAAACGACCGTGAGCAAGCACTCCGAGACAACACGCTCACACTGTATTTCCGAAACATGGGGGCCAACGATCAATCCTTCATCGATGCTGTTTCTGACCACTTCGATGCGCAAGCAGATGCTATCGAAGCCACGCTGCCGGATACTGCCAGCCTCACCGGAAACAAACGCAATATGATCTCAGCAGAGTACGATATCGCTCCCGACGAGTATGATGACTTTTTCGCGGCCTATATCGCGGCACTCGAAGAAGGATTCACTGACCTCGTTGTTGACAACCCCAAACTAATCGCTCTCCTCGACGACATCTACACTGACGCCGTCACAGAGGTCTACGACACCAAGATCACAATGAGTCCCCAACAAAACTGA